In one Salvelinus sp. IW2-2015 linkage group LG26, ASM291031v2, whole genome shotgun sequence genomic region, the following are encoded:
- the LOC111953095 gene encoding LOW QUALITY PROTEIN: insulin gene enhancer protein ISL-2B-like (The sequence of the model RefSeq protein was modified relative to this genomic sequence to represent the inferred CDS: deleted 2 bases in 1 codon) produces MVDIILNSSFLGDMGDHSKKKSGIAMCVGCGSQIHDQYILRVAPDLEWHAACLKCSECSQYLDETCTCFVRDGKTYCKRDYVRLFGIKCAKCNIGFCSSDLVMRARDNVYHMECFRCSMCSRHLVPGDEFSLRDEELLCRADHGLLLERASAGSPISPGNILSRSFHITDPVSVRQPPHRNHVHKQSEKTTRVRTVLNEKQLHTLRTCYNANPRPDALMKEQLVEMTGLSPRVIRVWFQNKRCKDKKRTIFMKQLQQQHHIDKTNLQGLTGTPMVAGSPIRHDNTVQGNPVEVQTYQPPWKALSEFALSSDLDQPAFRQLVSFSESGSMGNSSGSDVTSLSSQLPDTRQQLVPSPMDT; encoded by the exons ATGGTGGATATTATATTAAATTCTTCTTTCTTGGGTGATATGGGGGATCATTCCAAAA AGAAGTCTGGAATCGCAATGTGTGTGGGCTGTGGGAGTCAGATCCACGACCAGTACATCCTGCGGGTCGCCCCGGACCTGGAGTGGCATGCTGCGTGTCTGAAGTGCTCGGAATGCAGTCAGTACCTGGATGAGACGTGCACTTGCTTCGTCCGAGATGGCAAAACATACTGCAAAAGAGATTATGTAAG ATTATTTGGGATTAAATGTGCAAAATGTAACATTGGCTTCTGCAGCAGTGATCTGGTGATGAGAGCTCGTGACAACGTTTACCACATGGAGTGTTTTAGGTGCTCGATGTGCAGCCGGCATCTCGTGCCGGGGGATGAGTTCTCTCTGCGGGACGAGGAGCTGTTGTGTCGGGCTGATCACGGTTTACTTCTGGAACGGGCCTCAGCGGGAAGCCCCATTAGTCCGGGAAATATTCTCTCCAGGTCTTTTCATATTACTG ATCCTGTGTCAGTTCGACAGCCTCCTCATCGGAACCACGTCCACAAGCAGTCAGAGAAAACCACTCGGGTGCGAACAGTATTGAACGAGAAGCAGCTCCATACCCTTCGGACCTGTTACAATGCCAACCCAAGACCAGACGCTCTTATGAAAGAACAATTGGTAGAGATGACCGGTCTTAGCCCAAGGGTCATCAGAGTTTGGTTTCAGAACAAACGTTGTAAAGACAAGAAGAGAACTATATTCATGAAGCAACTTCAACAACAGCATCACATCGATAAAACT AATCTTCAGGGGCTGACGGGTACACCTATGGTGGCAGGCAGTCCAATTCGACACGACAACACGGTCCAAGGGAACCCAGTAGAGGTGCAGACTTACCAGCCCCCCTGGAAGGCCCTGAGCGAGTTCGCCTTG AGCAGTGACCTGGACCAGCCCGCCTTCCGGCAGTTG GTGTCTTTTTCTGAATCGGGCTCCATGGGTAACTCCTCCGGCAGTGATGTGACCTCCTTGTCGTCGCAGTTGCCGGACACCCGACAGCAGCTGGTACCAAGTCCGATGGACACGTGA